From the genome of Niallia sp. FSL W8-0635, one region includes:
- a CDS encoding DUF421 domain-containing protein, with product MEEVNIGLLTIKVIVGFATLFFIIIITGRTSIYQLTPFHLVFVLVLGDLLGNTIYEDKVGIFHFLYAIGLWTFLMFGIEFMTLKNKSTRSLLLGNPNIIIRDGVMDRKLLTKNKLDVNQVLSILRQNNVFSVREVKYGILEANGQISLLLKSKYQKPDKQDLNLPESPVDLPTSLIIDGEILWDNLHELGFDQQWLDNQLTTNGYDNVKRILYADWRESEGIHVSPK from the coding sequence TTGGAAGAAGTCAATATTGGTTTACTGACGATCAAAGTCATCGTTGGTTTTGCCACTTTATTTTTTATCATTATCATAACAGGCAGAACATCCATCTATCAGTTAACCCCGTTTCACTTAGTTTTTGTGTTAGTACTTGGAGATCTTTTAGGAAATACCATTTATGAAGATAAGGTAGGGATTTTTCATTTTTTATATGCCATCGGATTGTGGACGTTTCTTATGTTTGGAATAGAGTTTATGACTCTAAAAAATAAATCGACACGTTCTCTCTTATTAGGCAATCCTAACATCATCATTCGAGATGGTGTTATGGACAGGAAGTTACTTACAAAGAACAAATTGGATGTAAATCAAGTATTGAGTATACTCCGTCAAAATAATGTCTTTTCAGTTCGCGAAGTCAAATACGGTATATTGGAAGCTAATGGGCAAATAAGTTTATTATTAAAATCCAAGTATCAAAAACCAGACAAGCAAGATCTCAATCTTCCAGAAAGTCCAGTAGACCTCCCAACATCGTTAATTATAGATGGGGAAATTTTATGGGATAATTTACATGAACTCGGATTTGATCAACAGTGGTTAGATAACCAATTAACTACCAATGGATATGATAATGTAAAGCGTATACTTTACGCAGATTGGCGAGAGAGTGAAGGCATACATGTAAGTCCTAAATAA
- the ltrA gene encoding group II intron reverse transcriptase/maturase, translated as MKEGKSFRISQNEILNAYKAVKANKGAGGVDGIEIDEFDKDWKNNLYKLWNRMSSGSYFPKPVRGVEIPKKNGKMRLLGIPTIEDRVAQMVLRNRIEPLVEPIFYEDSYGYRPRKSALDAVGQARKRCFRMKWVVEFDIVGLFDNIEHERLMRLIAYHVKDNWIILYIKRCLNTSIQMPNGEIFERKSGTPQGGVISPVLANLFMHYMFDDWMVRNFPNCPWERYADDGLIHCVSRKQAEYVLDRLIEQMGYAGLEIHPEKSKIVFCQRDNRQLESDNHSFIFLGYCFRQRMVKSQKGIYFMGFTPAVSKEAGKNFREKIRNVIKEMNTTDIVLLSQKLNPIIRGWMNYFMKYTPSEAFRQGINYVNLTLTRWLVRTRKKVRRSYIKSQHLLYRIAMSNPERFYHWKVGYMPVR; from the coding sequence ATGAAAGAGGGGAAATCATTTCGGATTTCACAGAATGAAATACTGAATGCCTATAAGGCAGTCAAGGCAAACAAAGGCGCAGGTGGGGTAGATGGCATAGAAATAGATGAGTTTGATAAAGATTGGAAAAACAACCTTTATAAGCTCTGGAATAGAATGTCATCGGGAAGCTATTTTCCTAAGCCGGTGCGTGGAGTGGAAATACCAAAGAAGAATGGGAAAATGAGACTGTTAGGAATACCAACGATCGAAGATCGTGTGGCACAGATGGTTCTGAGAAATCGGATAGAGCCATTAGTGGAACCAATATTCTATGAAGATTCCTATGGTTATCGTCCAAGAAAATCTGCATTGGACGCAGTGGGACAAGCGAGAAAACGATGTTTTCGTATGAAATGGGTTGTAGAGTTTGACATCGTAGGACTCTTTGACAATATAGAACATGAACGATTGATGAGATTGATAGCGTATCATGTGAAAGATAATTGGATTATTTTATATATTAAAAGATGCCTAAATACATCCATTCAAATGCCAAACGGAGAGATTTTTGAAAGAAAATCGGGAACCCCTCAAGGCGGAGTAATCAGTCCAGTTCTTGCGAACCTATTTATGCATTATATGTTTGATGATTGGATGGTAAGAAATTTTCCAAATTGTCCATGGGAGAGATATGCAGATGATGGACTGATACATTGTGTTAGCAGAAAACAAGCGGAGTATGTACTTGACAGATTGATAGAACAGATGGGTTATGCTGGTTTGGAAATACATCCTGAGAAAAGCAAAATCGTTTTCTGTCAAAGAGATAATAGGCAGTTGGAATCAGATAATCATTCATTTATCTTTTTGGGATATTGCTTTAGGCAGAGAATGGTTAAGAGCCAAAAGGGGATATACTTTATGGGGTTTACACCTGCGGTCAGTAAAGAAGCTGGGAAAAACTTTAGAGAGAAAATCCGAAATGTAATAAAGGAAATGAATACAACTGATATAGTGCTGCTGTCACAAAAACTAAATCCCATCATTCGTGGATGGATGAATTACTTTATGAAATACACTCCAAGTGAAGCATTTAGACAAGGTATAAATTATGTGAATCTAACATTGACAAGATGGTTAGTAAGAACAAGGAAAAAGGTTAGACGAAGCTATATAAAATCACAACATCTTTTGTATCGTATAGCAATGTCAAATCCGGAAAGATTCTACCATTGGAAAGTGGGCTATATGCCAGTGAGATGA
- a CDS encoding DUF3850 domain-containing protein produces the protein MEHFLKIQPQYFEEVRNGNKSFEIRKNDRDFKVGDTLYLQEYNPLAQEYTGEVVKREITYITNYAQQENYIVMAIV, from the coding sequence ATGGAACACTTTTTAAAAATACAACCGCAATATTTTGAAGAAGTACGAAATGGAAATAAAAGTTTTGAAATCAGAAAAAATGACAGAGATTTTAAAGTTGGAGATACTCTTTATTTACAAGAATATAACCCTTTAGCACAAGAGTATACAGGGGAAGTAGTTAAAAGAGAAATTACTTATATTACTAATTATGCACAGCAAGAAAATTATATAGTAATGGCTATTGTTTGA
- a CDS encoding DUF4145 domain-containing protein, whose translation MLVEAICKEKGITQTQVMKSGEPKMKNLNLFEKINTLKEKNIIDEAQKQVLPQIRDMGNHTKNT comes from the coding sequence ATGCTTGTAGAGGCAATATGCAAGGAAAAAGGGATTACTCAAACTCAAGTAATGAAAAGTGGAGAACCAAAGATGAAGAATTTAAACCTTTTTGAAAAAATAAATACTCTTAAGGAAAAAAATATTATTGATGAGGCTCAAAAACAGGTTCTGCCCCAGATTAGAGACATGGGGAATCATACTAAAAACACATGA
- a CDS encoding DUF2325 domain-containing protein yields MANTLLVVGGNQDKTFKKMGDRFELKVLHHPGESKKSGNKKEYQTLINKADCVVVLKGAINRKSMIMVKEICKEQNKTIVYHQGRGVTGAIQSSLAYFEGLSA; encoded by the coding sequence ATGGCAAATACATTGTTGGTTGTTGGTGGAAATCAAGATAAAACGTTCAAAAAAATGGGCGACAGATTTGAGCTTAAAGTGCTACATCATCCTGGAGAATCGAAAAAGTCAGGAAATAAAAAAGAATACCAAACGTTAATCAATAAGGCGGATTGTGTAGTTGTGTTAAAAGGGGCAATAAATCGTAAATCTATGATTATGGTTAAGGAGATTTGCAAAGAGCAAAACAAAACAATTGTTTATCATCAAGGACGCGGAGTAACTGGAGCAATTCAATCATCACTTGCTTATTTTGAAGGATTGTCTGCATAA
- the ltrA gene encoding group II intron reverse transcriptase/maturase, with translation MKDNKQFPQNEKELKLALDSMYRLAKESNKPFYNLIELMKNEQTILTAIHNIKGNKGSKTAGIDGKTIDYYLQMDRDKLMSLIRRNINNYQPSPVRRKYIPKSDGKQRPLGIPNMIDRIIQEIAKIVIEPIAEAKFYHYSFGFRPMRSAEQAIAETLERIRRSKTYWVIEGDIKGYFDNINHNKLIEIMWTLGIRDKRVLMMIKKMIKAGIMEEGNFRDSVSGSPQGGIISPLLANIYLNYFDWEIARMFQEHPARYKVKDVSRNGLQRVRQRHEDTFLIRYADDWVILCKSEENAKRILKKVEKYFNHQLKLELSKEKTLITDVRTNRVNFLGFWIFAEEHRLRKGSIQGKAIPNMDKAKLKIKEINKDIKTLYDHRGTKSKQVAIIESINSKIVGIANYYKIANVSTIFQGFDKRIHYAQWRTWLFMNNRRGRYHQLTTPADTLINRRDRHKEQKSKVFFVEEHGAKVRITKFAFTPKRNAMKVNLLMSPYTEEGRNIYKRTTGKREALERPNFFQEDIPFYQLNNRYPIYNFEFYLNREYAFNRDRGKCNCCKVSLYEWNLNTHHKNPKLPLNKVNKVINLVSLCKTCHKLVHNENPVTHTKGGKKIEQLRKLLKEAK, from the coding sequence ATGAAGGATAATAAACAATTTCCACAAAACGAAAAAGAGCTAAAACTAGCACTTGATAGTATGTACCGATTAGCCAAAGAAAGCAATAAACCTTTCTATAACCTTATTGAACTTATGAAGAACGAGCAGACTATACTGACCGCCATTCATAATATCAAGGGTAATAAAGGAAGCAAAACTGCTGGTATTGATGGTAAGACTATTGATTACTATCTTCAAATGGACAGAGATAAGTTGATGTCCCTAATTCGTAGGAATATCAATAATTATCAACCTAGTCCAGTAAGAAGAAAGTACATTCCCAAATCAGATGGTAAGCAACGTCCCTTGGGTATTCCTAACATGATAGACCGCATCATACAAGAAATAGCCAAAATTGTCATTGAACCCATAGCAGAAGCTAAGTTTTACCATTACAGCTTTGGTTTCAGACCAATGCGTTCAGCTGAACAAGCCATTGCTGAAACACTAGAACGTATTAGGAGAAGCAAAACCTATTGGGTAATAGAGGGCGATATTAAAGGATATTTCGATAATATCAATCATAATAAGTTGATTGAAATAATGTGGACATTAGGAATCCGAGACAAAAGAGTGCTTATGATGATTAAGAAGATGATAAAAGCAGGAATTATGGAAGAAGGTAACTTCAGAGACAGCGTTAGTGGTTCACCACAAGGCGGTATCATCTCACCTCTTCTGGCTAACATTTATCTTAATTACTTTGATTGGGAGATTGCTAGAATGTTCCAAGAGCATCCAGCTAGGTATAAGGTCAAAGACGTTTCTCGAAATGGGTTACAACGTGTTCGTCAAAGACACGAAGATACATTTCTAATCAGATACGCAGACGACTGGGTTATACTCTGTAAAAGTGAGGAAAATGCCAAAAGGATTCTCAAAAAAGTGGAGAAATATTTTAACCACCAATTGAAACTGGAGCTATCCAAGGAAAAGACCTTAATTACTGATGTGAGAACTAATAGGGTCAATTTCTTAGGATTCTGGATTTTTGCAGAAGAACATCGGCTTAGAAAAGGCAGCATACAAGGAAAAGCTATTCCTAATATGGATAAAGCCAAATTGAAAATAAAGGAAATTAATAAAGATATTAAAACCCTTTATGACCATCGCGGTACTAAATCCAAACAGGTTGCCATAATCGAGAGTATCAACTCAAAGATTGTCGGTATAGCAAATTATTATAAAATCGCCAACGTATCTACTATATTTCAAGGGTTTGATAAACGTATTCATTATGCCCAATGGAGAACATGGTTGTTTATGAACAATCGTCGAGGACGATATCATCAACTAACTACTCCAGCGGACACCCTTATAAATAGAAGAGATAGACATAAAGAGCAAAAAAGCAAGGTGTTCTTCGTTGAAGAGCATGGAGCCAAAGTAAGAATAACCAAATTTGCATTTACTCCTAAACGTAATGCAATGAAAGTGAATCTCTTAATGTCTCCCTACACAGAAGAAGGTAGAAATATTTATAAACGGACAACTGGCAAACGTGAGGCACTAGAAAGACCGAATTTCTTCCAAGAGGATATTCCTTTCTATCAACTCAATAACCGTTATCCGATATATAATTTCGAATTCTATCTAAATAGAGAGTACGCATTTAACAGAGATAGGGGGAAATGTAACTGCTGTAAGGTTTCACTATATGAATGGAATCTTAATACACATCACAAAAACCCTAAACTACCGCTCAATAAAGTCAATAAGGTGATAAATCTAGTTTCCTTATGCAAAACATGCCACAAGCTGGTTCACAATGAAAATCCTGTTACCCATACCAAAGGTGGAAAGAAAATAGAGCAACTTAGAAAGTTGCTTAAAGAGGCTAAATAA
- a CDS encoding DUF6431 domain-containing protein, translating to MIKFHDFGISLVEYGERGKKNEFPLFDQCPNCKCHSHGNLHRNGYYWRYGITDETTVRIPICRLRCLQCEVNISILPDFLIPYFQHTIHTVLERVKKILQRKKAKGSRQLVRFYLNRFLTCINWIHSFFISLGKISGMSEDINSEATKYMKMILDFGESPFLRRSRGHLSKYFMAN from the coding sequence ATGATCAAATTTCATGATTTTGGTATTAGCCTAGTGGAGTATGGGGAAAGAGGAAAAAAGAATGAATTTCCATTGTTTGATCAATGCCCAAACTGCAAATGTCATTCCCATGGGAATCTTCATCGTAACGGCTATTACTGGCGTTATGGAATAACTGATGAGACAACCGTACGGATCCCAATTTGTCGCCTAAGATGTTTACAATGTGAAGTGAATATCTCTATTCTTCCGGACTTTCTCATCCCGTATTTTCAACATACTATTCATACAGTTTTAGAACGAGTGAAGAAAATTCTTCAAAGGAAAAAAGCAAAAGGCAGCCGCCAATTAGTCAGGTTTTATCTAAATCGTTTCTTAACATGTATAAATTGGATTCATAGCTTCTTTATCAGCTTGGGGAAGATAAGTGGCATGTCGGAGGATATAAATAGCGAAGCCACAAAATATATGAAAATGATCCTTGATTTTGGCGAATCACCCTTCTTACGAAGGTCACGGGGTCACTTATCAAAATACTTTATGGCAAATTAA
- a CDS encoding response regulator transcription factor has translation MKECIFIVENENITFRKGFKDLLEVKFGKDYIVSTKDSLQDTLRGEPKLIILTQEALKEVKAMDKIKTLYEYGTKFILIKENDNGFPFELNMFNGFLSKRMPTKEMTEAIENVLLHGTIYVHPDIGAYILSKYNRFVNVLKTKEEIRL, from the coding sequence ATGAAGGAATGTATTTTTATTGTTGAAAATGAGAATATTACTTTTCGCAAAGGCTTTAAAGATCTATTGGAGGTGAAATTCGGTAAAGATTATATAGTCTCGACAAAAGATAGTCTACAAGATACTTTACGTGGTGAGCCAAAACTTATAATTCTCACACAAGAGGCTTTAAAAGAAGTAAAAGCTATGGATAAGATAAAGACTTTGTACGAGTATGGTACTAAGTTCATTTTGATTAAGGAAAATGATAATGGGTTTCCTTTTGAATTAAATATGTTTAACGGTTTTTTATCCAAACGAATGCCTACTAAAGAAATGACTGAAGCGATAGAAAACGTATTGTTACATGGAACAATCTATGTTCACCCTGATATAGGTGCATATATCTTATCAAAATATAACCGATTTGTTAATGTCTTAAAAACAAAAGAAGAGATTCGGTTGTGA
- a CDS encoding CBO0543 family protein produces MISIDNIFENLKEIRLLEDKLYHLELNGWLTNEFLTWEWWILVVFLVVPWVIWAKLVKHDIILEILLFGTIIILTTTLLDVVGAQYSFWDYPIAFLPFIPRAFPFDFSMVPVAYMLLYQYFRTWKSFILAQIIMALTYAYIGEPFCEWVKLVNYLEWRYRYSFIYYIMVGIVTRALILKLASLSKPQDLTTK; encoded by the coding sequence ATGATATCAATAGATAATATATTTGAAAATCTTAAGGAAATACGTTTATTAGAAGATAAGCTGTATCATTTAGAATTAAATGGTTGGCTAACAAATGAGTTTTTAACTTGGGAATGGTGGATACTAGTTGTTTTTTTAGTTGTGCCTTGGGTTATATGGGCTAAACTTGTTAAACATGACATTATTTTAGAAATTTTGTTATTTGGTACCATAATTATCTTGACAACAACCTTATTAGATGTAGTTGGTGCACAATATAGTTTTTGGGATTACCCCATTGCATTTTTACCTTTTATTCCTCGGGCCTTTCCTTTTGATTTTTCAATGGTGCCTGTAGCTTACATGTTGTTATATCAATATTTTAGAACATGGAAATCTTTTATTTTAGCCCAGATCATTATGGCACTAACATATGCCTATATAGGTGAACCCTTTTGCGAGTGGGTCAAACTTGTTAATTATTTAGAGTGGAGATACAGATATTCATTCATATATTACATCATGGTTGGAATTGTAACTCGAGCTTTAATACTAAAACTAGCCTCTTTATCTAAACCTCAAGATCTTACAACTAAGTAA
- the tnpA gene encoding IS200/IS605 family transposase, whose product MGDYHVRFCERFGVKLPLSTRPRWNCKYHIVFIPKYRRKVVYGKLRKDIGAILRKLCEMKDVEIMEAHAMPDHIHMLVKIPPKMSVSYFMGYLKGKSSLMIHDRHANLKYNHGNRTFWAKGYYVSTVGLNEKTIAKYIREQEAEDRLRDNMSKREYVDPFKDK is encoded by the coding sequence ATGGGAGACTATCACGTACGGTTCTGTGAGAGATTTGGGGTGAAACTCCCCTTATCTACTCGACCAAGATGGAATTGTAAGTATCATATCGTATTTATTCCCAAATACAGAAGGAAAGTAGTATATGGGAAATTAAGAAAAGATATAGGTGCTATATTGAGAAAACTATGTGAAATGAAAGATGTAGAAATAATGGAAGCACATGCCATGCCAGATCATATACACATGCTGGTAAAAATACCACCGAAAATGTCTGTTTCGTATTTCATGGGATATTTAAAAGGTAAAAGTTCATTGATGATCCATGATAGACATGCAAATTTAAAATATAATCATGGAAATCGAACGTTTTGGGCGAAAGGATATTACGTAAGTACGGTTGGATTAAACGAAAAAACAATTGCAAAGTATATACGAGAGCAAGAAGCAGAGGACCGTTTGCGAGATAATATGAGCAAACGAGAATACGTCGATCCATTTAAAGATAAGTAG
- the ltrA gene encoding group II intron reverse transcriptase/maturase, giving the protein MKTNEYVASAVSPLVDNWHSINWMKVNRYVRKLQQRIYRAEQLKQTRKVRKLQRLLLRSKANLLLSIKRVTQENRGKKTAGIDGYISNTPQERVELYNKLKMYSIRNIKVKPARRTYIPKKNGKKRPLGIPVIVDRVYQNVFKTALEPQWEAKFEMTSYGFRPKRGAHDAMSDLFVKLSRGSAKGWIFEGDFEGCFDNLNHDLIMERIKNFPNNKIVREWLESGYVDNATFHKTDKGTPQGGIISPLLANIALHGMEEEIGVRYIHSKRQGDTLYTSSVGVVRYADDFVIVCPTKEQAVGMYEKLQPYLDKRGLKLAKEKTRVVHISEGFDFLGFNFKQYPTKDGNKLFIKPSLESVKNAKQKIKEVFDWGKGRETAYLIEKLNRVLQGIANYWSPTVAKVIFRDIDTYVNEKVVIYLKHRHHRTSFRKLMKMYFKPDNTGVSKDKWLLTCPKDNTKQLIRMSWTKIERHVKIKQYNSPFDASLKAYFDKRDEKIFNRENTNAKRKLAKKSRYKCRICGESLQGIEPIESNHIVPVVIGGVDSYDNLELLHKSCHKTHHVLLENYGEGKKLPKVVNYLESNGIKDVNSKKAINLMKRAFKKFRY; this is encoded by the coding sequence ATGAAAACCAACGAGTACGTTGCGTCGGCTGTTTCCCCACTGGTGGATAACTGGCACTCAATTAATTGGATGAAAGTTAATCGCTATGTAAGGAAACTTCAACAACGAATCTATCGTGCCGAACAACTTAAACAAACGAGAAAAGTAAGGAAATTACAAAGACTTCTACTTAGAAGTAAAGCGAATTTACTGTTAAGTATTAAGCGCGTAACGCAAGAAAATAGAGGCAAAAAGACAGCTGGTATAGACGGATATATTTCTAACACTCCGCAAGAGCGAGTTGAATTATACAACAAACTTAAAATGTACAGTATAAGAAATATTAAGGTTAAACCGGCTAGAAGAACATATATCCCTAAAAAGAATGGAAAGAAACGTCCGTTAGGCATTCCTGTAATTGTTGATAGAGTGTACCAAAACGTATTTAAAACTGCTCTAGAACCACAGTGGGAAGCAAAATTTGAAATGACATCGTATGGATTCAGACCTAAACGTGGCGCACATGACGCTATGAGCGATTTATTCGTGAAATTAAGCAGAGGAAGCGCTAAGGGGTGGATTTTCGAAGGTGATTTTGAAGGCTGCTTTGACAACTTAAACCACGACCTTATTATGGAAAGAATTAAAAACTTCCCAAATAACAAAATCGTTAGAGAATGGTTGGAAAGTGGATACGTTGACAATGCTACATTCCATAAAACAGACAAGGGAACACCACAAGGCGGAATCATCTCACCACTGTTAGCGAACATAGCATTACATGGGATGGAAGAAGAAATTGGAGTAAGATATATCCACTCTAAAAGACAGGGAGATACATTGTATACCTCGTCAGTTGGCGTTGTTAGATATGCAGATGATTTCGTTATCGTCTGCCCTACGAAAGAACAAGCCGTTGGGATGTACGAAAAATTACAACCATATCTAGACAAACGTGGATTGAAGTTAGCAAAGGAGAAAACAAGAGTTGTTCATATTAGTGAAGGATTCGATTTCCTCGGATTTAACTTCAAACAATACCCAACTAAGGATGGAAATAAATTATTCATTAAACCATCACTTGAAAGTGTCAAAAATGCTAAACAGAAAATCAAGGAAGTATTCGACTGGGGAAAAGGCAGAGAAACAGCATATCTAATTGAAAAACTGAATCGTGTATTACAAGGGATTGCAAACTATTGGTCACCAACAGTAGCCAAAGTAATTTTCAGAGACATTGATACTTATGTTAATGAAAAAGTCGTAATTTACCTTAAACACAGACATCATAGAACTTCATTTAGAAAACTGATGAAAATGTACTTTAAACCAGACAATACAGGCGTAAGCAAAGACAAGTGGCTCCTAACGTGTCCAAAAGATAATACGAAACAGCTTATTCGCATGAGTTGGACTAAGATTGAAAGACACGTAAAGATCAAACAATATAATAGTCCATTTGACGCATCGCTTAAAGCTTACTTTGATAAACGTGACGAGAAAATATTCAATAGGGAAAATACTAATGCTAAAAGGAAACTTGCGAAAAAGAGCAGATACAAATGCAGAATTTGTGGTGAATCCTTACAAGGAATAGAACCAATTGAAAGCAATCATATAGTGCCTGTAGTAATTGGCGGAGTTGATAGTTATGATAACCTCGAACTACTACACAAATCATGTCATAAAACACACCATGTATTGTTAGAGAATTATGGCGAAGGTAAGAAATTACCAAAAGTCGTAAACTACCTAGAAAGCAATGGTATCAAAGACGTGAATAGTAAAAAGGCTATTAATCTTATGAAAAGAGCATTCAAGAAGTTCCGTTATTAA
- a CDS encoding DNA cytosine methyltransferase, which translates to MITAKSYFSGAGGMDLGMLDAGIEIMESFEIDKVACETLRKNFKHRINQTDITKITVLDQQDADVYIGTFPCTKYSRIADIHGTRTGDDLFLHFFRHVALAQPEVYIVENVPGMRKFQVVMECLTRLPNYYVRVECPVNANMWLPQERKRLIVIGTKKPFHNLSYPEAKPMRMRDIIDIGAEVYTPDYVQKRLNGAYRDKPIITDLDGKAPTCVAQNIASISYKLHL; encoded by the coding sequence ATGATAACAGCAAAAAGTTATTTTAGTGGTGCTGGTGGAATGGACTTAGGAATGTTAGACGCTGGTATTGAAATTATGGAATCTTTTGAAATAGATAAAGTTGCTTGTGAGACTTTAAGGAAAAACTTTAAACACAGAATAAACCAAACCGATATCACAAAAATAACTGTACTCGATCAGCAAGATGCAGATGTTTATATTGGAACTTTCCCTTGTACGAAGTATAGCCGGATTGCTGATATACATGGAACTAGAACAGGCGATGATTTATTTTTACATTTTTTTAGACATGTGGCTTTAGCACAACCAGAAGTGTATATAGTTGAAAATGTTCCTGGTATGCGAAAATTTCAAGTGGTGATGGAGTGCTTAACTAGATTACCCAATTATTACGTTAGAGTAGAATGCCCTGTTAACGCAAATATGTGGCTCCCTCAAGAACGTAAAAGATTAATAGTTATAGGAACTAAAAAGCCTTTCCATAATTTATCTTATCCAGAAGCAAAACCAATGAGAATGAGAGATATTATTGATATTGGAGCAGAAGTATATACTCCTGATTATGTTCAAAAAAGATTAAATGGTGCATATCGAGATAAGCCAATTATTACAGATTTAGATGGAAAAGCTCCAACTTGTGTAGCGCAAAATATTGCCTCAATCTCTTACAAGTTGCATTTGTAG
- the lepB gene encoding signal peptidase I, translated as MMSQEERTKMKTYVRKILIFFIVLFIVRSFIFVPLKVDGESMKPTLQNGDLVLINKFNTPDRFSIIIARLPSGEKIVKRVIGLPGETVQYKNNQLFINNEAIDEVFIPKNKDIYTEDYALVGKVPADHLFVLGDNRQFSTDSREIGTIPIESVEGCIGMRYWPLNKVSISIGKDSFK; from the coding sequence ATGATGAGTCAAGAAGAGAGAACAAAAATGAAAACATATGTAAGGAAAATTCTTATTTTTTTTATAGTATTGTTCATCGTAAGATCATTTATTTTTGTTCCTTTAAAGGTAGATGGAGAATCTATGAAGCCTACACTACAGAATGGTGATTTAGTTCTAATAAATAAATTTAATACACCGGATAGATTTTCAATCATAATTGCCCGTCTTCCATCAGGAGAGAAAATAGTAAAGCGAGTAATTGGGTTGCCAGGTGAAACGGTCCAATACAAGAACAATCAATTGTTTATAAATAATGAAGCTATTGATGAGGTGTTTATACCTAAAAACAAAGATATTTATACGGAAGATTATGCTTTAGTGGGGAAAGTACCAGCTGATCATTTATTTGTATTAGGGGATAATAGACAATTTAGTACGGATAGTAGAGAAATAGGAACAATTCCTATTGAAAGTGTAGAAGGCTGCATTGGAATGCGTTATTGGCCTTTAAACAAAGTGTCTATTTCAATCGGAAAGGATAGTTTTAAATGA
- a CDS encoding ExeA family protein, with protein sequence MYKSFYSLAQAPFSKDIRPSDAFPSTDYQGALNALNYLQKSKGMGLLIGDPGAGKTFTLRSFKESLNPSLYHVVYFPLSTGGVMDFYRGLVYGLGEEPKFRKVDLFRQIQQGIERMAGERKITPVFILDEMHMAKDAFLQDIALLFNFHMDSTNPFILVLAGLPHLKTRLALNHHRPLSQRMIMKYEIQPLSREEVSHYIHHHMKLAGAKMTIFTETAVEAIASRSQGWPRVINTLTINSLLFGSQLKKELIDEEIVRLAIEDNGLS encoded by the coding sequence ATGTATAAATCCTTTTACTCTTTAGCTCAAGCACCATTTTCGAAAGATATACGCCCTTCGGATGCGTTTCCTTCCACTGATTATCAAGGGGCTTTAAACGCATTAAATTATTTACAGAAATCGAAGGGAATGGGTCTTCTTATTGGGGATCCTGGCGCAGGAAAAACGTTTACCTTACGGTCTTTTAAGGAGTCATTAAACCCTTCTTTATATCACGTAGTCTATTTTCCCCTTTCAACTGGTGGTGTAATGGATTTTTACCGTGGGTTAGTATATGGCTTAGGGGAGGAACCGAAGTTCCGTAAAGTCGATCTCTTTAGGCAAATTCAACAAGGCATTGAGCGAATGGCAGGGGAACGTAAGATCACACCTGTTTTCATTTTAGATGAAATGCATATGGCAAAAGATGCTTTTTTGCAGGATATAGCACTATTATTTAACTTTCATATGGACTCAACCAATCCATTTATCCTAGTTTTAGCTGGCTTACCACATTTAAAGACTCGATTAGCATTAAATCATCATCGTCCACTATCACAGAGAATGATTATGAAATATGAGATTCAGCCATTATCCAGAGAGGAAGTTTCCCATTATATTCATCATCATATGAAGTTAGCAGGAGCGAAGATGACCATCTTTACAGAAACCGCGGTAGAAGCTATCGCATCACGGTCTCAAGGTTGGCCACGGGTTATTAATACATTAACGATTAACAGTTTATTATTTGGCTCTCAACTAAAGAAAGAACTGATTGATGAGGAAATTGTCAGGTTAGCTATAGAGGATAATGGCTTATCATGA